DNA sequence from the Prolixibacter sp. SD074 genome:
AAATATGCTCGATTTACGCGAGGTGATCCATCCCAAAAAGCAAAAGGGCAAGCCCGACCCCCACTTTTCTCCTGAACCGTACACGCAGGTTTTCGAAGAAAAATTCGACTTTCATCCCAATCTTTCCATCATCGACTTATTTTTTAACGAAGGCCCCGAATCAGTGGGTATTCTTGAAGATTGCTTTAAGGACTGATATAACCAAAAGCCTTAAATTATCTCCATCACAAATTTCTGAATGATTTCGCGGTGGTCGAACGCCATTTCCGGTAACGAAATAATGGGGAACCACTCCGCTTCCAATGCATCATCGCCGCCTTTTACCGGGACAGGCCCGGGAATTTGCCCGGTAAATACCACTGAAATGGTTCTGGCACGAGGATCCCGATCGACTGCATCGAAAGTATAAAACTGTTTCAGCGCGACCCCGGTTAGTGCAGTTTCTTCTTCCAGTTCCCTCTGACACGATTCAGCCAGCGTTTCGTCCATATTCACAAATCCCCCGGGCAACGCCCATTTCCCCTCAAAAGGGTCTGCTTTTCGACGAATAAGCAGTACCCACTGCTCACCGTTACGCTCTGCTGTTACAATAGCGTCAACTGTTATTGCCGGACGGGGATATTGATAGGTGTAGGACATATAATTACAAAATTAACCGGAGGGTAAAATTCATCAATTTCGGGGATGAAAATTGCTCCCCGCTACAAATAATCCAAACAAAACAAAGATTCAAAAAATTTCCGCCATCTCACCACTACTCACTCCTCTTTTTTCTTTCGGGAATAAAGCCAGATTAAATAAGCCACAACAATAATGGCAAAAATGTATCCAATGACATGCAAATGGCCCATAGATGTGATTTTGAGTTAACCATCGATGATTCGCTTCATCAGGCGCATCTTATGCGTATATTTTCGGGTTTCTGTATTGTAAATTCCGAACTGATCGACGTTATCGATTCGCACTTTCCCGGAAGAGTGAATAATCTTATTCCGCTCCCAAATGATGCCAACGTGTGTAATCGCTCCTTCGTCGTTATCGAAAAACGCCAGGTCGCCCGGCTGCGCTTCATCTACAAAACTGAGATGCTGGCCGATATGGACCTGCTGCGATGCATCGCGCGGAATCGGTATTCCCACCATCTTATACAGGACCTGTGTCAAACCCGAACAATCGACCCCAAAGGGTGAACGGCCTCCCCACAAATACGGCGCGTTGAAATATTTCAGTGCATTTTCAATAATTGTAGGCCGCACAGCGGGAGAAGTTTCAACGGTTACATTTCCCTTTATGGTATATAACGCATCGTCAATCCGAAAGGTTTTATCCGCCTGATTATAAAAGGGTAAAGAACTGCCGGCAACAATCAAAAAATTATTGTAGCTATCCGAACTTTGAACAATATTGAATACATCAGTTGTTACTACTGCAGGAAGTTGCTGCAGTTGTGATATAAGTGCATTGTCCACTTCATTGACCATTTTCCGGTCAATCCATCCCTCGTATCCATCGAACCCGTTCCGGATGCGGGCCCACTTCTCAGTCTCTTCTAAAATGGCGTAATGTTCACCAAAAAGAACTTGCGTACACATTTCGCTCTTCTCGGCCGGCTCCGTCCGGACCGGGATAATACTGAGATTGGAGATTCCGTATCTCATCAAAATTATTATTATTTTTGGTACTAATCCCAAAGATAAAAATTTTATCGAATCGTGATTTTTAGGAACGGAAAAGAGACTTATTTACATGGATGTAAAAAATAAACTAAAATCCAGAGAATCATTCTGGCACACCACTTTCGTGGTTGCGTTATTTGTCATAACCACAGTCCTGATTTATCTGGCACTTCCCGGAGAAGCCCGCTTCAAGTATGAATTTCAGAAGGGACGTCCCTGGATGCATGAAACCCTGATTGCCCCTTTCGATTTTGCCATTCTTAAAAGTGACGATGAATTAAAAACAGAACGAGATTCGGTATTGAATGCCCAACTCCCTTATTTTACGTATCAGGATTCAATAGGAAAAGACCAAATCGGCAAACTAAAAAACCAGGTTGACGAGTTGGGACAATCACTCAATATCAAATCAAAAACTATTTCTGAGGCCGGTATCAGGCAACAACTGGTAAATCTTTATCAGGAAGTATTTAAACGGGGTATTCTGGAACAGAGTATTTCCGATTATCCTTCGCTGAAAGGGAAAAGCGACTTAATGTTTGTAGAAGATCACGTTGGGCGTAAAACACCGTTAAGCTCCGTATTTTCATTAAAAACCGCTTACAATTATCTTTCCTCGGGCCAGGAGCAACTTGCTGAAAAATATCCCTCGTGGCAGCCTTTACTGGTAAAAATACATCCGGAAGTATTCCTTCGATCCAACCTGGTATTCGATGCAAAAACAACCGATTTTGAACGACAGAAGTTACTTGATGATATTTCGACGTCGCGCGGAATGGTCCAGGAAGGCGAACGTATTGTTTCGCAGGGCGACCTGATAACTCCCGACACCTACCGGATTTTGGAATCGTTGCAAAAAGCCTACGAAAACCGGTTGGGTAACGCTACCGAATATTATGGAGTGCTGGCCGGAAAAGGCATGTTCATCATTCTTTTGATGCTGGTGCTTTTTCTCTTCGTATTCAATATTCGGCGCGAATTACTGAATTCGAAACGGGACATTGCCTTCACCCTGTTGATGACGGTCGTCATGATTTATTTTTGCCGGTTGGTCGTATCCACTAACCCACAAATGGTTTACCTCGTCCCGTTTACGGTTCTGGCTTTAACCATCAGGACCTTCCTGGATGCCCGGCTGGCTATTTTTGTGAACACCATTGCCGCACTGATTGTGGGATTTATGGTACCCAACGGTTACGAATTTGTGTTGCTGCAGATCCTGGCCGGAACAGTTGCGGTCATCAGCCAGGATAAACTGCTGAGAAGGGGACAGCTTGTTATTACGTCCGTGTTTATTCTGTTGACCTATGTATTTGCTTATATTGGTATTTCCCTTATTCAGGAAGGAAACTGGCATGCCATTGAATGGATGCAGCTGCGTTGGTTCGTAGGCAATGCCGTGTTGACTTTGATTACCTACCTGTTAGTGTATATCTTCGAAAAATCCTTCGGTTTTGTATCGGATGTGACGTTGATTGAGCTTTCCTACTCCAACCAGAACCTTCTGCGTAAACTGGCGGAAGAAGCGCCCGGAACGTTCCAACACTCGTTGCAGGTTGCCAACCTCGCCGAAGATGCCATTACCAAACTCGGAGGCAATCCGTTACTGGTGAGAACAGGTGCGATGTACCACGATATTGGTAAAACCAAAGCGCCACATTTCTTTGCCGAAAACCAGGCAAAGGGTATCAATCCGCACGAAGAGATGTCGCTGGAAGAGAGTGCGCGGGTAATTATGAGCCACGTAGCTGATGGTGTGACGTTGGCCAGGAAATACAAAATCCCGGAGATGATCATTGACTTTATCCGGACACACCACGGGACCACCACAACCGGCTACTTTTATATGATGTCGAAAAATGAAAACCCGGAACAAAATATCGATCCATCAAAGTTTACCTACCCGGGACCGGTTCCCTCTACACGCGAAACCGCTGTTGTTATGCTGGCGGACAGTATCGAAGCGGCATCCCGAAGTTTGAAGGACATCAATGCCGAATCGCTTTCTGATTTGATTGACAAAATATTCAAATCAAAGATAAAGGATGGACAGCTGGATTATGCGCCGCTCACCTTCCAGGACATCACGCTACTCAAGCAAATTTTCCTGGAAAAGTTGCTGACCATTTATCATGTTCGCATGGAATATCCGGTAGAGAAAAAGGTAAAAAAAGTTAAACGCAAAACAATTCCTTTAGACAGACGTAAAAATCGATAAAATTTTCAAACCCTCCCCATATATGAAAAAATTACAATTTATTTTACCAATTTTCCTTGTTGCTGCAATCGCCGTATCAGGATGTAAGAAAAATGACACGCCGGCTCCGACTCCGGCGCCCACACCCGCTGTAGTTGATGCCGGCGTACAGAACACGGCCAACCTTTTCCAGGATTGGTACCTGTGGTACAAAGATATGCCGGACGTGGATCTATCCACTTATACCGATCCGTCCAAATACATCGATGACATTCGCTACAGTAAGGATCACTGGAGCTTTGCGGCTCCGCTGGATCAAATTATGGCGCTCCTCCAAAGCGGCCAATCGGGTGGCTGGGGCGCCGGTTTCAAATTCGATTTGTCCGACAGTTTACGCATTGCTTATGTTTACAATAGCAGCCCTATGGGTGCCGACAGCGTAGCCCGGGGCTGGATGATACGATCGCTTGACGGACAGTTGGTAAAAGACATGAGTATCGATGCCATCAACCAGGAATTGGCCAGGGACCAGGTTACTTTCGGATTTGTTCTACCGGATAGTACATACAAAGCATTGAGTATTTCGAAAGGCGATGTGGTGATGAACACCGTCCAATACAGCCACGTTTACGGCACGAACGGGGAGAAAACCGGATACCTCGTATTTTCAGATTTCCTTGAGCCTTCCGTTGCTGACCTCGATACCACTTTTACCACATTCAAAGCAGATGGAGTTTCCAACCTTATTCTTGACCTTCGTTACAACACAGGAGGCTTGCTTACAACAGCCGATTCATTGATGAGTCTCATCGCCGGTGATAAATACAATAATCAAACGTATAACCAACAGGAATTTAACGACAAACATACCGATGCCAACGAAGGAAACCAGATTCATCAAAAACCGAATAGTCTGAATCTGAACAATATTGTTATCATCACCTCTTCATCGACTGCCTCGGCCAGTGAACTGGTAATTGCCGGACTAATGCCTTTTTACCCCGTTACCCTTATCGGGACACAAACATTGGGGAAACCCGTAGGGATGAGTATTTTTCAGGATAATCAAAACAATCTGGCGATTGCCCCCATTAGTTTCCGCAACGTCAACAGTGCCGGTTACAGCGATTATTTCGACGGCATTCCAGTCGATTATACGGTTTACGAAGACGTGAAATACCCATTCGGCGATCCGAACGAATTATGTCTGAAAGCAGCGCTTAATTATCTCTCAACCGGAAGTACCGGAACTTCGGCAGCCATGTTGAAATCGGGCACCATGCCGGCAAAGCTGCTTAATAAGGGTACCGATGTAACGGTGACGAACTTGTATGATTTGAAATAAATCCATTGACGTAAACCGACACTAGCCATCGCATGTTAAAGAAAAGATGGGCTGTTCAGAAAAATTGAACAGCCCATCTTCATTATAAATATTTAGATTTAACGTAAATCGAAAAAGAAATATTATTTACCTAAAACCACATCAGAAAGGAGATGAATCCTGCAATCCGGTAATGCTCTTAACAAAACCAAACTCCTTAACTGGTGCACGTTTCATTGCACCGGGTACAGGAAGACTTGTCGGCAACGTTCCCATATCGTTATTATCAGCATCCGATATACCCTCATTTGTCTGAATCTCTTTTTGAGGAATCGGCCAAAGACGATAAGGCGCATCAGCAGGAATATTAAAAATAGCCAGAGCACCGTAATTCGTGACAATCTTTCCATCAACTTCTTTATATCGAATTGCAGGCTTATTGAGACGCATCAAGTCAAACCAGGAAATACCTTCGCCCCAAAATTCGACACGGCGTTGAAGCCATACCTCATCCTGCAATTCCTGGGCCGATGCGGCTGTACTAACAAAATCAGGATCACGATAAGTTTGTACATATGATTCCAAGGCTGCCTTACCGGCTCCCAAATCTCCTCCCATTCCTTTGGCTTCAGCAATAATTAGTTCCATTTCTGAAGCACGCATCAATGGAAAATCATCCGAGTTTTCCGGATATGTCAGTTGTTTATTTGTAGGTGCAAATTTGACACTTGTATAAGGCTCCATACCAAAAACGTCCCAAATTGGGCCATAATCAGGCGAATATGGTTCTCCAAACCATTCATTAAAGGCTGACGCAGCCTCGCCACTATCCTCATAACCTTTTAAGGCTGCAGCTTCGTAATTTTCATCCAGAAACCATCCTTTACGAACATCGGTCGCGGGAATCTGATCATACAATAATTTATTAACCTTTTTCCAGGTGCCAACAAGTGTTGTATAGCCGCCATAACCAAAGCAAAGGTTTGTACACATCGAAGTAAAATTACAGATTCCAGAGGTAGTTGCATCATCCGTTGTTGTAATAATGCATCCCCACATAATGCCTGGTTCCGTTACATCGTCGAAGGTTGGAACAGAAACAGCTTGCATCGACATTGGAGATTGGCCGCTTTCAGTTAATGCTTTTGCAGCATCAGAAGCAGCGGCATCCCAATTCTGCATTACCAAATTGACACGAGCTCGCAGACCATATGCAATAGCCAAATTTACTGCTGAAACATCGGGCCTTGCAGGAATGTCATCGCCACCCAGATATCCAATCGCATCGTTCAGATCTTTTATGATCAAAGCATATACTTCAGCAACCGTTTTTCTGGGATTCATTGTCAGTGAATCAACAGGTGTTTCATCAGTTATAATTGGTACTGCAGGCTTATCCTGATTTCCAACATACGTAAACTGAAATAACTGTACCAGGTTAAAATAATCATATGCCCGAACTGCCAAAGCTTGTCCCAGATAACTCTTTCCAATTGGATCTGTTGTTGCACGATCTATTTTTCCAATAATAGAATTAGCTGTACGAATTTGCATATAAAACTGGTTCCATACCACGCGCGGAGCACGGTAAGTAAAGTTCCGGTTTGTTAAATCCTGTTCTCCACTAAACCAGTTATAACCAGTCACATCACCTACAATGTCCTGACCATTATGATCTGTCTTAGCAGCTATACCGGGAATACCGAAGTCTTCCTGATAACTCCCCGAACCAGTAGTAGCAGGCCAGGCTTTCATAATTGAATACAGTCCGTTTACCTCTGATTGAAGTTTGGATGGATCATTATTAATGACTTCAGTCAACTGATCCTCTGTAATTGAGCCACCATCCGGGGCCACATTTAGTTTATCATCACATCCGAAAACGAGAGAAGTGATAACTAATAGCAATATGAATCTTATATTTTTCATCTTCATGTTCTTTTGGCGTTAGAATTTGATGTTTGCCCCCATAGAAATCGTTCTAATGGGAGAATAAATAAAGTCAGTGGTGCCACTGAAATTTTGACGGGGATCAAGTCCTTTTCGCTTAGAGAACAAATAAACGTTGTCAGCAGCAAAATACAAACGAATAGCCTCTAAGTCTATCTTATTTAAAACTTTCTTCGGTAAAGTATATCCCAATGTAATATTATTGATACTCAAATAGGAAGATGAAATCAGGAAGCGATCTGAAGTTGCTCCAATATCTTTACCTCCAAAGTTTACCATCGGAATATCGGTATCGGTATTACTTGATGTCCATGAATTCAGGATATCTTTATGCCAGTTAGTACCAGCCTCATTTGCCTGACCTCCATGCATCAACTGTTGATAGATATAGTCGTAAGTTAAACCTCCCAGACCATAAGTACAAGATACCGAGAAATCAAAACCAAAAGCATCAACCGAGGTTCCAAAACCTCCTTGTAAATCAGGAAGAGAGGTACCCGGACTATCACTGTTTTGCTTTAATGAAGCCGTAGAATAATCCTCAGTTACACCATAAGTCCCATCATCATTTGTGGTTCGCCATTGTGGAGCACCCGTTTCCGGATTAACACCAGCATAGACTGGATACCAGTAGTCATAAATACTTCCTCCTACACGCAAAACTCGCCTTCCATTAACGTATCCATCAGGATCTGAAAACTGAGGAGGTAAGGAGAGAATCTCATTTTTGTAATGTGTTCCGTTTACATAAACAGACCAGGTAAATTTCGGAGTGTGAACCAATCGGGCATGCAAATCGACGTCAATACCCCGATTTCTCATCGAGCCAATATTATCTGGATAAGCTGAATACCCAACTGTAGGAGGCACAGGAATATAGTAAAGCATATTTTCTACTTTCCTATTGAAATATTCAACTGAACCACTGATTACTCCATTAAACAACGAAAATTCAAAACCCGTATTTAAGTTATAACTGGTTTCCCAGGTTATATCCCGATTCCCTTTATAGGTAAGTTCAATTGCGAAATCGTCGTTTGAATTCTTGACATCGTATTGGTCCTGGGCAGGGTAATAGTTTTGACCATCAGCTGCATTCTCATACAGCAGCGCATCGTTACCCTGTGCTCCATAGCTGATTTTATATTTTAGCATATCTAACCAATCAGCTCCAGCCAGAAATCCCTCTTTTTCCATTAGCCAGGAGCCACCAACTGACCAGAAATTACCCCAACGATTGTCTGGCGAAAACCGGGATGAAGCATCCCTTCTATAACTAGCTGACAAGTAATATTTTTGAGCATAATCGTATTGTACTCTCGAAAGATAACCTTGTACGAAATACTCATCGCTATTCGAGCCCGTTTCCTGTCTCAAAATTGCATTTGACAACTGTTCACTCTCCGGATTAAAGAGATTATACTTAATCCCATACATCTGCTCCCATTGCCGATCATAAGTTTCATGGCCAACGAGCACGTCAAATGAATGCTGATTAATCGATTTTTTATAGGTAAGCAATTCCTGCAAGGTTAAGGCACCATAATGGCTACTCGTCTTATATATGTTTCCTCCAAAATCGGCACTTTGGCCATAATAAGCATTTCCTTTATCTAAATAACGTGTATTATCAACATCGTAACCAACATTCAATGCAAACTTTAGTCCTTTAAGAAGATTAAAATTCGCAAAACCCTTGATGGTAATTAAATCGGTTTTATACTGTTGCTTATCAAGTTTCAAGTCAGATGCCGGATTCGCAATAGACATCACCGGACGGGTTAATCCTGGATATTCCCCTGTTCCATAATCATATAAAGTATGTCCAAGATCATCTACGATTATTTGTTTGTCCGCTCCTCTCACATATAAAGGATAAATTGGAGCAACAATACGGCTTACATAGAATAGATTCTTCGAACTCAATCCTTCCTGATCTGATGGCGAACGGCTGACAGAATTTGCGTAGCTAATATTACCTCCGACCTTAATCCATTCATTCAATTGATAATCGGTATTAATACGCGCAGTAATTCTTTCAAACCCGGAATTGGAAATAATACCTTCATCATTCAGATAGTTTAAAGAAAAGAAGGTTGTTTGCTTATCATTTCCTCCGCTTACCGAAAGATTAACTTCCTTCCGAGTATTGGTTTTACCAAACAGCTCATTATACCAATTATCATTAATTAGGTAATAATCGTTGTCCCAAACCCGACCTAATGTAGCATTGGGATTAATCTTGCCGTTCTGATCAATCAAATTTTGACCATCAGGGACCGTATAAATATTATATTCCAGACCTTGATTCCCAAACATCAATTGATTGGCTTGAACATTAGCATCTGACGGAGATAATCCTGCCGCGATTTGATTATTATAAATCCCTTCGTAGTATTTTTCATAATACATGGCCGGGTCTGTCATAATATCATATTCGGGTACAGAACGCTGATTAATTCCTGCCTTCACATCCAAATTAACAGAGACTTTTCCTTTCTTTCCTTTTTTAGTTGTAATTAGGGTCTGCTGATTTTCTATGCGCCACACGAGTTCGATATTGGAATGAGCAAAAGGTTTTTGTCAAATAATTCTAATCTCAGCAGGTTTTTGATGGCCGCTTTTAGTTTTTTAAGTAAGAGCGCAAAAGAACCTTTCCATTTTTCTGCCACTTGCAGCAATTTGGCCAGGTTCA
Encoded proteins:
- a CDS encoding NUDIX hydrolase; its protein translation is MSYTYQYPRPAITVDAIVTAERNGEQWVLLIRRKADPFEGKWALPGGFVNMDETLAESCQRELEEETALTGVALKQFYTFDAVDRDPRARTISVVFTGQIPGPVPVKGGDDALEAEWFPIISLPEMAFDHREIIQKFVMEII
- a CDS encoding C40 family peptidase, which translates into the protein MRYGISNLSIIPVRTEPAEKSEMCTQVLFGEHYAILEETEKWARIRNGFDGYEGWIDRKMVNEVDNALISQLQQLPAVVTTDVFNIVQSSDSYNNFLIVAGSSLPFYNQADKTFRIDDALYTIKGNVTVETSPAVRPTIIENALKYFNAPYLWGGRSPFGVDCSGLTQVLYKMVGIPIPRDASQQVHIGQHLSFVDEAQPGDLAFFDNDEGAITHVGIIWERNKIIHSSGKVRIDNVDQFGIYNTETRKYTHKMRLMKRIIDG
- a CDS encoding HD family phosphohydrolase, with protein sequence MDVKNKLKSRESFWHTTFVVALFVITTVLIYLALPGEARFKYEFQKGRPWMHETLIAPFDFAILKSDDELKTERDSVLNAQLPYFTYQDSIGKDQIGKLKNQVDELGQSLNIKSKTISEAGIRQQLVNLYQEVFKRGILEQSISDYPSLKGKSDLMFVEDHVGRKTPLSSVFSLKTAYNYLSSGQEQLAEKYPSWQPLLVKIHPEVFLRSNLVFDAKTTDFERQKLLDDISTSRGMVQEGERIVSQGDLITPDTYRILESLQKAYENRLGNATEYYGVLAGKGMFIILLMLVLFLFVFNIRRELLNSKRDIAFTLLMTVVMIYFCRLVVSTNPQMVYLVPFTVLALTIRTFLDARLAIFVNTIAALIVGFMVPNGYEFVLLQILAGTVAVISQDKLLRRGQLVITSVFILLTYVFAYIGISLIQEGNWHAIEWMQLRWFVGNAVLTLITYLLVYIFEKSFGFVSDVTLIELSYSNQNLLRKLAEEAPGTFQHSLQVANLAEDAITKLGGNPLLVRTGAMYHDIGKTKAPHFFAENQAKGINPHEEMSLEESARVIMSHVADGVTLARKYKIPEMIIDFIRTHHGTTTTGYFYMMSKNENPEQNIDPSKFTYPGPVPSTRETAVVMLADSIEAASRSLKDINAESLSDLIDKIFKSKIKDGQLDYAPLTFQDITLLKQIFLEKLLTIYHVRMEYPVEKKVKKVKRKTIPLDRRKNR
- a CDS encoding S41 family peptidase is translated as MKKLQFILPIFLVAAIAVSGCKKNDTPAPTPAPTPAVVDAGVQNTANLFQDWYLWYKDMPDVDLSTYTDPSKYIDDIRYSKDHWSFAAPLDQIMALLQSGQSGGWGAGFKFDLSDSLRIAYVYNSSPMGADSVARGWMIRSLDGQLVKDMSIDAINQELARDQVTFGFVLPDSTYKALSISKGDVVMNTVQYSHVYGTNGEKTGYLVFSDFLEPSVADLDTTFTTFKADGVSNLILDLRYNTGGLLTTADSLMSLIAGDKYNNQTYNQQEFNDKHTDANEGNQIHQKPNSLNLNNIVIITSSSTASASELVIAGLMPFYPVTLIGTQTLGKPVGMSIFQDNQNNLAIAPISFRNVNSAGYSDYFDGIPVDYTVYEDVKYPFGDPNELCLKAALNYLSTGSTGTSAAMLKSGTMPAKLLNKGTDVTVTNLYDLK
- a CDS encoding RagB/SusD family nutrient uptake outer membrane protein is translated as MKNIRFILLLVITSLVFGCDDKLNVAPDGGSITEDQLTEVINNDPSKLQSEVNGLYSIMKAWPATTGSGSYQEDFGIPGIAAKTDHNGQDIVGDVTGYNWFSGEQDLTNRNFTYRAPRVVWNQFYMQIRTANSIIGKIDRATTDPIGKSYLGQALAVRAYDYFNLVQLFQFTYVGNQDKPAVPIITDETPVDSLTMNPRKTVAEVYALIIKDLNDAIGYLGGDDIPARPDVSAVNLAIAYGLRARVNLVMQNWDAAASDAAKALTESGQSPMSMQAVSVPTFDDVTEPGIMWGCIITTTDDATTSGICNFTSMCTNLCFGYGGYTTLVGTWKKVNKLLYDQIPATDVRKGWFLDENYEAAALKGYEDSGEAASAFNEWFGEPYSPDYGPIWDVFGMEPYTSVKFAPTNKQLTYPENSDDFPLMRASEMELIIAEAKGMGGDLGAGKAALESYVQTYRDPDFVSTAASAQELQDEVWLQRRVEFWGEGISWFDLMRLNKPAIRYKEVDGKIVTNYGALAIFNIPADAPYRLWPIPQKEIQTNEGISDADNNDMGTLPTSLPVPGAMKRAPVKEFGFVKSITGLQDSSPF
- a CDS encoding SusC/RagA family TonB-linked outer membrane protein, with the protein product MWRIENQQTLITTKKGKKGKVSVNLDVKAGINQRSVPEYDIMTDPAMYYEKYYEGIYNNQIAAGLSPSDANVQANQLMFGNQGLEYNIYTVPDGQNLIDQNGKINPNATLGRVWDNDYYLINDNWYNELFGKTNTRKEVNLSVSGGNDKQTTFFSLNYLNDEGIISNSGFERITARINTDYQLNEWIKVGGNISYANSVSRSPSDQEGLSSKNLFYVSRIVAPIYPLYVRGADKQIIVDDLGHTLYDYGTGEYPGLTRPVMSIANPASDLKLDKQQYKTDLITIKGFANFNLLKGLKFALNVGYDVDNTRYLDKGNAYYGQSADFGGNIYKTSSHYGALTLQELLTYKKSINQHSFDVLVGHETYDRQWEQMYGIKYNLFNPESEQLSNAILRQETGSNSDEYFVQGYLSRVQYDYAQKYYLSASYRRDASSRFSPDNRWGNFWSVGGSWLMEKEGFLAGADWLDMLKYKISYGAQGNDALLYENAADGQNYYPAQDQYDVKNSNDDFAIELTYKGNRDITWETSYNLNTGFEFSLFNGVISGSVEYFNRKVENMLYYIPVPPTVGYSAYPDNIGSMRNRGIDVDLHARLVHTPKFTWSVYVNGTHYKNEILSLPPQFSDPDGYVNGRRVLRVGGSIYDYWYPVYAGVNPETGAPQWRTTNDDGTYGVTEDYSTASLKQNSDSPGTSLPDLQGGFGTSVDAFGFDFSVSCTYGLGGLTYDYIYQQLMHGGQANEAGTNWHKDILNSWTSSNTDTDIPMVNFGGKDIGATSDRFLISSSYLSINNITLGYTLPKKVLNKIDLEAIRLYFAADNVYLFSKRKGLDPRQNFSGTTDFIYSPIRTISMGANIKF